In one window of Gossypium hirsutum isolate 1008001.06 chromosome A01, Gossypium_hirsutum_v2.1, whole genome shotgun sequence DNA:
- the LOC107916601 gene encoding T-complex protein 1 subunit epsilon, with product MALAFDEYGRPFIILKEQDQKTRLRGIDAQKANISAGKAVARILRTSLGPKGMDKILQSPDGDVTITNDGATILEQMDVDNQIAKLMVELSRSQDYEIGDGTTGVVVMAGALLEQAERLLERGIHPIRIAEGYEMASRIAVEHLEHISQKFDFGASNIEPLVQTCMTTLSSKIVNRCKRHLAEISVKAVLSVADLERKDVNLDMIKVEGKVGGKLEDTELIYGITVDKDMSHPQMPKQIEDAKIAILTCPFEPPKPKTKHKVDIDTVEKFQTLRLQEQKYFDDMVQKCKDVGATLVICQWGFDDEANHLLMHRNLPAVRWVGGVELELIAIATGGRIVPRFQELTPEKLGRAGLVREKSFGTTKDKMLYIEHCANSRAVTIFIRGGNKMMIEETKRSIHDALCVARNLIRNNSIVYGGGSAEISCSIAVEAAADKYPGVEQYAVRAFADALDSVPMALAENSGLQPIETLSAVKSQQIKENNPHYGIDCNDVGTNDMREQDVFETLIGKQQQILLATQVVKMILKIDDVISPSDY from the exons ATGGCGTTGGCTTTCGATGAGTACGGGAGACCCTTCATTATACTCAAAGAGCAAGACCAGAAAACCAGGCTGAGAGGGATCGATGCCCAAAAAGCCAACATTTCCGCTGGCAAAGCCGTTGCCCGGATCCTCCGAACCTCTCTCGGACCCAAGGGCATGGATAAGATTCTCCAAAGCCCCGATGGCGATGTTACCATCA CAAATGACGGGGCAACAATATTGGAGCAGATGGATGTTGACAACCAAATTGCTAAGTTGATGGTTGAACTGTCTCGGAGTCAGGATTACGAAATTGGTGATGGAACAACTGGTGTTGTTGTCATGGCTGGAGCACTTCTAGAGCAGGCAGAGCGGTTATTGGAACGTGGGATTCATCCCATACGAATTGCAGAGGGGTACGAAATGGCTTCAAGAATTGCCGTTGAGCATTTGGAGCACATATCTCAGAAGTTTGATTTTGGAGCATCAAATATAGAGCCTTTGGTTCAAACATGCATGACCACTTTGTCCTCAAAAAT TGTGAACCGATGCAAGCGCCATTTGGCTGAGATTTCTGTTAAAGCAGTTCTTTCTGTTGCTGATCTAGAGAGGAAAGATGTCAATTTAGATATGATTAAGGTTGAGGGGAAAGTTGGGGGAAAATTGGAGGATACTGAGCTAATATATGGAATCACTGTTGATAAGGACATGAGTCATCCACAGATGCCAAAGCAAATTGAAGATGCAAAAATTGCCATATTAACTTGCCCATTTGAGCCCCCTAAGCCAAAGACCAAACATAAGGTAGACATTGATACGGTGGAGAAGTTTCAAACTTTGCGTCTGCAAGAGCAAAAGTATTTTGATGACATGGTTCAGAAGTGCAAG GATGTTGGTGCCACCTTGGTTATCTGTCAGTGGGGGTTTGATGATGAGGCAAATCATTTATTAATGCACCGGAACTTGCCTGCTGTCAGATGGGTTGGTGGTGTGGAGTTGGAGCTCATAGCAATAGCTACGG GTGGAAGGATTGTACCAAGGTTCCAGGAGTTGACCCCAGAAAAGTTGGGAAGG gctgGTTTGGTCAGAGAGAAGTCTTTTGGCACCACAAAAGATAAAATGTTGTACATTGAACACTGTGCAAATTCCAGGGCTGTAACCATATTTATTCGTGGAG GAAACAAGATGATGATAGAAGAGACAAAGCGCAGTATCCATGATGCATTGTGTGTGGCCAGGAATCTCATTCGCAACAATTCTATTGTCTATGGTGGCGGCTCAGCTGAGATTTCTTGCTCAATTGCTGTGGAGGCAGCTGCAGATAAATATCCAGGAGTTGAGCAG TATGCAGTCCGGGCATTTGCTGATGCTTTAGACTCAGTCCCCATGGCCCTGGCAGAGAATAGCGGACTCCAACCCATTGAGACACTATCAGCAGTGAAATCTCAGCAAATTAAG GAGAATAATCCACACTATGGAATAGACTGCAATGATGTTGGGACTAATGATATGCGGGAGCAAGACGTCTTCGAAACACTGATCGGGAAGCAGCAACAGATCTTATTGGCAACGCAAGTTGTAAAgatgattttgaaaattgatgATGTCATTTCTCCATCGGACTACTGA